Proteins encoded within one genomic window of Polyodon spathula isolate WHYD16114869_AA chromosome 32, ASM1765450v1, whole genome shotgun sequence:
- the LOC121303314 gene encoding cAMP-dependent protein kinase inhibitor beta-like — translation MTELEPVLDFASSSRSGRRNALPDVLGSPAGVTPSDLPLKLAELTLAEGTEGVQSPSSEAPPAPPSESAELKDGS, via the exons ATGACGGAGCTGGAGCCGGTGCTGGACTTCGCTTCTTCCAGCCGATCAGGCCGTCGCAACGCCCTGCCAGACGTCCTGGGGTCACCTGCTGGGGTCACCCCCTCCGACCTGCCCCTCAAATTGGCTGAACTCACACTCGCAG aggGGACAGAGGGGGTTCAGTCTCCCAGTTCTGAGGCCCCCCCAGCCCCTCCCTCAGAGAGCGCGGAGCTGAAGGATGGCTCATAG